From the Papaver somniferum cultivar HN1 chromosome 2, ASM357369v1, whole genome shotgun sequence genome, the window acattttgtttttttttttcttttaagtttgATGGACTCAGAAAGTGTGAATTTGGAAGAAAGACTGAAATCATTTTTGATTCAACTGCAAAATGAGTTTAGAATCCTTGATAGGATTGTTTACAAAGGAAAGAATCAGCATAGAAGATGTTTCTACTTTCAATATATCATGAAAGTGAGGAGGGATGTGAAACTTCTGTTATCAGCTGGGTTACAAGAGATGTTGGATTTCTTGTTTCAAATTATTAATGAAAAGAAACCTACGAGGACAGTCAATCTTCTTGAAAGgtaatttctcttttttcttgatTAACAGATTAATCTTAACAAGGTCAGCTATTAGCTTTATCACTTTGCAAAAAACCAACTGCATCTACCCTTCCCATCCTTCAATTTGACGAAATGGAAGTATAATAGCAAGAAAGATCCTAATTGTAACTCTTTATGATGAAAACAACCAAGAAAATTGCATTATTTAGGTACATGAGTGAATAAATTGTTGTATGGCGTGTTATTGACTTATAGACCACCACCAATGCACGCAATGATATTACTGTAGTAAGCATTAGGCTATTTCAGAAGGTGATCCAAAGAGAACCCAGTGAATTGATACACTTTATCACATAGGTAATGGTAGTTTGATACGGGGAGAAGCTTAAAGATACTAAGAGGGGTGTAAAAGCACCTTTTCTGAGTGTCCAAGGATATCTGTAGTTCTGTACGGTCACAAATGTAGAAGAATGCCAGATACAAACCCAATTTAGATCTGGAAAACAGTTCTAATTAGATATGCAATCATAACATGTATCACACAAGTTTAAGGAAGACTAAAGGTATTACACTTGTGTGCTCCTAATGTTAATCAACTTTCAACCAAGAGTGATGCTTCCATCGGAAGGAACCGGGAAATTTTCAAGAATTAATTAGCATGTGTCAAGAGATAGACTATGTAAATATCACTTGAAACAGTCTCTGGAAAATGGATGTTGATGTTCATGACCTGAGTTCGAAAACTCTTAGACTCAGGGTCATGAATGTCATGACGGGATAGTTTGAGCTTATCCATGTGTTTAGGTACTGTCTGAGTTGGAATTCTCTTTCTGGAAAATCCTGACTGCATCCTAATTCCTACTAACAAATCTGAACAAAATAGTTTCTTAGGTTTATGTGTGTCCGTGTCTTTATGTTTTCATCAATTTTATTGGACCTGCTTGTTGCTGTGATCTTTCAGTTTAAAGAGGAGAAAATGTAACACTGAAAAGTATAATTACCAAGAGCGGCTTTTGGGAGTTGCACGTTTATTATCGCAGGTGGattcttgttgattttctttttttgattgtaTTTGGTACTTCTGTCTTACATTGTCATTGGTCTCTTCTGTGTGGACTTTTTTCCGTGAAGCTTTCCACTTGTTCTGTGAATATGCATATATCTAGCTATCATATCCTGATAGTATCTCTTAACTATGGCAGATGGTTGAACCTATGGTGAAGGCAGCTATGTATCCTTTGGCTTGTAAAAATGTTTGGCTAATTTggttttatttgattttgagACGTTATGTTGATTTATCGTATTACATCTAAATTCGGGTACTCTGTACATTTGTCAGGTTTTCTTCCTTCCTATGGGGAAGAAACTATGTACTGCAATAAACCAAGCTTTAAGTAGAACCCAACCAAACTTTGTGGTAAAGTTATATTTTCAAAATTAGAACTTCTCCACCTCATAGGATTTCAGCTGTATTCTATATAAAAAGCACTAAATTTTCAGTTTGTTGGTGTGCAAATGAGTCATCAAATTACACAGCAGTGTTCCTTAACTGTTTTATAGTGAGATATCATCCTTACTTGCTCGATCTTTTTTCATGGGATTCTCTGTGACAATTCTGGCTATACTTGGACGTCTGCGGGTTCTAGTTCAGCAAGTAAGTACAACACCCAATCTATATAGCATCATTGGTGCAGTTTTATTTCGAGTAAGTACAATACCCAATCTCGATCTTTTGCATTGATGCTTGCTTTCTGCTTCATTGTCGACAGATACTACTTGATGTCGTTTCGGTTTACAACATGATTTCATCTATATCTCAAAGGGAGCACTCTGTAAAACTAAATCGGCAAGGAATTGAGGTATCTTTACCTTATCCATCGACTGAACCCTCTAGGTTAACAAATTGCACTCTGTTCCCCTGGGGATTTTATCAATGTTATAATGTTTATTTCTACTCGTGCAGGTCATCAGGGAGTACTATCCCTCGAATGATGTAGTTGTAACATTGGAGTGTGTATGGGAAAAAGATAAGTTTGTTTTGCTTGAGAAAGTGAATAAAATTGAGATCAAGAAGCGAGAATCAGATCTGCAATCATCAAATATAAAATATCAGACTGTAGAAGCATTCCTAGGACTTGGAGGTGAGAAACTTAAACTTTGATCTGGCGGAGTTTGTTTTACCACCTCTTTTCTGTTTATTGTATAGGAATGGTTCTGCTATATGCTTTTCTGTGTTGTGCTATCCTTTTGCTAACGGAAATAAGTAGGTGCTCGTGGTCCTACTGATCCTTTCTAGGCCCTTTAACCGTCATTTTTGTTGCATGTGTAGATGATGAACCTGGTTACAAGAAGATGGACACAGATAACTCCATTGAAGAGCACCCAGATCCTATAAACATTTATGGACTCGGAGTTGGTGAATCTGCAGAACAACCCATGAATATCAGTATGAGCGCAAAAGTTGAACACCAAGAGTCTATCATAGATGAAGGCAATGAAAGTAACGAAAACTCATTTGACAAGAGTTCAAGCATTGATAAAGACGAAGTTGCTAGTCCAAGTCCAAAATCTCCAAAACCTCAAGTAGAATTGAAGAGAAAGGTAGCATTTATCTCGATTGGAAAACCGAAAGCACCCCAAACAAGTGAAAGCAGCTTACTTAATACTGTGCCAACTAGTGAAGAAAAAGATCCATTTTTCAGCCTGCTCACTGGTGGTAGTGTAAAGGATACACTTTTCTAAATTTAGCAGGATGTTTGAGCATGATTTTTTGGGTTTGCCAAGTCCATTCTGCTTGCAGTCACCTAGTTAATATGCGTTCTTATTTATCGAAAATTTTcatcctctttttttttcataatttttattatGCCCTTGATTATCGGAATGTTTGAGAACACAACTTGGTAGGTAGCTAATTGCCCGCGATGTGGTGTGCTTATTGATCATAAAGCCATTTAATACTAACTTATATTACATTTATTTCTGGAAAcgtgttactttcactttttcaatttgacccATTCTTggactaaaatgaaaaaaatgaaagtagCACTTTTctagtaacggagggagtattaatcaTCTTGCATGACATTAAAGCCAAGagaaaaaacatacaaaaatatGTTCCATATGCAGTGTACAGTTTATGCTTCTGCCTGATCATCTAATCATTTAGGCTTCATTTTTTTGCTTTATAATATTTCTCAGGAGTTTCTCTATCGACAACCTTCTGCAGCATCTTGTATTCTCCATAGAAGTAAGAACAGAAACCCCAAAGACATAACGCCAACGCCATTCCTTTTAATCCTGTGAACTTCTCGTGGTAAAATATGACGGCTGCAACTTGTGTGAATGGGATGAGGACTGATGTGAATATACCATTGAAAAGAGCACTCGTGTATAGAATCACACCAAGGACTCCCATGGTCATCAATTGAAATGTAAATGCTGTGAAAAACAATATGATATAGTACTTGGTCTTCCCAAGTTCGTACTCATTTGCTTCTCTATGTATAGCCTGTGAAATGAATCAGAATGTTATATCTATATTAACTTGCAAAAAACGGCATATAGAAATGAAAGAAAATCACGACCCAAGTACTCGGTACCTGAAAGTCCTTGTTTATTAGCACCCCGATGATGTTCAAGGCATTTGCAGATATGGCAAGAGTGATTTGGAACTGCAACAAACTAGAATAAGTAATACTTCTGGTTGCTTTACTGAAAGCAATTTCAATCATAGGCATGATTAGGCCACTTAAAGCAGCAGAACCCAACGTCATAACAAACCCTATCAAGTACTGAGCTTTTGATACCCCAACTGGTCGATCACCGTTGCTGTTAATACCCAGTAAGACCGATCCAAGTGTCATTATAACTATTGCATTTATAATAAATGCTGTAAATTTTTGTTTCACAATCAACCATGCAAAGAAAGCACTGAAACATAGTTGTGTTGCACAAAGAATAGATGAAGTTGATACAGGAATATAAGATAACCCCAAGGCATACATGAAATTAACAACACCATACAGAAATCCGATTGCAGCACTCGAAAGAAACAACTTTTGTTCCATAAAGAAAGACGATACGTGATCATTGTTTCGTGATGCGAATAATTCAGACCGAATGTAGAGAAAAATGAGAGGAAGTATGAGAACTGGAAAACCAGCTGTTTGAATCCAACTGCTAAGCCATTTACGATCGCCGCCGTGAAGAAAGTATAGTCTCAGTAAGAGAGGActtcctattacaccacaaaaaaCTATGGCACAATTAATACAAGTTAATAGCCAGTTTTTGTGTTTGGTTGGTGGTTCTgtatgtagttttgatttgcaatTCTCGGTTGCTCCTAGATTTTCTAGTGTTTCAAGGTTCATCTCGGATGTAGCCATTGAAATGATGACTAACTGCACAAAGAGAGGGTTGCAAAGAAGTACAGGTGTGAAGGTGCGGTATATATATACTGCCTAGAATGGTGAAAGATGAGTAGTAGTATCCTCCTGAGGCTGAGTCTTATGGAGACTCGGGATGTGCCTTCAAGTCGAGCTCCCCTTCAGCTTGAAAGTAGGCTAAGCGGTTTTCAAGCTTGCTAAGAAGTACCAAATTGCTTGGGATGTACCAAAATACATATAGGACAAAATAGTAATTGTCTTGAATTGGTAGGATATTATTGTAATAATATATGCCGATACCAAATGTCAATAACAGTGTAGTATAACCGCATAGTTATTAGGTGACAATATTTTCGTtctcaagcccacaattaattttgtataccgtgacacccataattatatgaaattattatatgaatcaatacataactggttacgcatactatcttttcaggcataactcgttatgcatactatctttttcaggggtataattggcagcgcaacttggacataacatatctaaaaatccgcgccttaaaattttacaaattttatatcgttggaaatctttttaaaagagctacgcaacgagtacaaacaagaatatcaaatttttgtttttaacgaaaaaaatcggaggtgatcctcattttagggaaattttttgaaaacttgatacttaaccattatgcagtcaccaaaaacgatgcataacacattctgcagacgcataacgaattatgcaaccattttttcgtctgcataacaagttatacatctataacaagttatgtaaccattgttttggttgattttagccgtacatataaaaaattgatgcataatgcagtatgcatccatatttacggatgcatatcaggttatgcatctattttctcgatgcataatgcattatgtagccatattttcggacgcataataggttatgcaggttttctggactgcataacaagttatgcaacaaattttgtagatgcataacaggttatgcatccattttcacgaatgcataacatgttatgcagacagtttctcaactgaatgacatgttatgcagtcataaccacatcatcattttctttcatgtttcattaactcccacgcaaaccattatctttcagttattcgggggctcttggtcaaaatcatgtatttacaccatcatcttctttcatgtatttacaccatcatctgcaattaaacctgcataacaggttatgcaggttttctggactgcataacaagttatgcaacaaattttgtagatgcataataggttatgcatctattttcacgaatgcataacatgttatgcagacagtttctcgactgaatgacatgttatgcagtcataaccacatcatcatcttctttcatgtttcattaactcccacaaaccattatctttcagttattcgggggctcttggtcaaaatcatgtatttacaccatcatcttctttcatgtatttacaccatcatctgcaattaaaccttcttcacaactcatccagtattgcttactccaactcaattcacggctgagagtttcataaaaatctgaaattcatttcaaaatcttcattgaaaacaagttttgatcataaatctatgatgaccaaaccgtgttctacaaacccatttagggatttttgctgctaccattaataacagtagtgaatttaaattgtaatgaagagaatcggtagtaagagtgttcgtcgttaattcgaagaagaagacgatttggtgctgctgttgagatcaatcgaatttaggcatgaatttgttctcgaaatcagtcgaatctctccctttttctgagatctaggtatagtggagaagaagaagaaaaaaagacgaagaagaagaagaaaataaaaagacagaaacagaattttatatattttgggtttgagaataattttcttccaaaatttgggtgcgcgcctgtaattttgggagcgtgggtttcacagtagaaacatcatggaaaatgggtctccctgtagttttcacatgtTTTATTTGATAGAAATGGCCCAGGAATTTAATCAGATGGAATCGACCCAATTATTGAAAAAGTTGATTCTTGAAATCAAGAATCGGATTTTCGATTGAattgaaaataataattttcaGAATCCAATTCCCATAAACTATTAATTTTTATTTGAATCCAATTCCCCTAAAATATTAGATTTTTAGAAGCCAGCTCCCCTAAATCATTAGTTTTCATccgaatttaattttttttaaatattgaaTTTTAATTGGAAGAGTGGAAAGAATCACTTGATGGAATATTATTAATTAGTGATACATTTCACGCATTTTTCGACTTCCATTTTTGAACTCCACGAGCATAAGCGAAAGAAAATGTTGATCAACAGAAAGAGATTGGTGATACCCCATTAATGATGTTCTCGAGAAAAGTCTTACAAACCAATGAGTAAGAGATATTACCCTCTATTTGGAGGCCCAGGCTCATCGAGTTATTGGGAAATTGGGGACTGAGTCCAAGCCCCAAACAAATATCCACAAGAAAAGGGAAGTTAACGAGGGTAAAATAGTGTTGACCAAGGAGTCAAGGCTAGATTACCGGGGAGGAAATGACAATTTGATAAGCAAGCAAACTAAAGAAGTAAATGATGTCaaataagggaatcaattgcgtagaacattgtgaggttcaagagacgtaaaaagCACGACTGCAACTGATTTTTTGGAAGGTTAAttcgagctcaactacattccagtccgaactcTGATAGTAGGTAAGTgtttgtggcggcttaatactgtttggtgttcaaagctggacgaggTCCGGGATTTTTATGCAGATACAGTTTTCCACGTTAGCAAAATTCTTATGTGTGTGCGCTTTTTATTTTTCCGCATCTTTTGATTGTTAAAACTTCTACCCATGTTCATACTCCTAtcaaacaaaaaagttggtggtgtacttggtatccttTCATTTTTAATTGATATCAGGGAAGGGTCGTGTACTACGGTGTAAAAACGACATAATGATCTCTTGCTTTGATAGGAGCAGTTTGACCAAAGATTCTGAGGATATTCTACAAACCATCAATGAAAATCTGTGTACCGATCTAAATAAAGTTATTGATAATCTTTGTTATGAGAAAcaacgattgataaggaaaattgatgtACTTTATGGTGATCTATATATAGAGAATTCTGATGTTCGAGAAGGATCTGAAAGAGAGAGGATTCTTCAAAAAGGATAGGATGATCGAATCCGCATAAACAAGGAAACTGTTGTTATCTTGGTTGATTCAAAGGCTGGCTTGGCAAAATCTTTTGTGGATTTGAGAACTGAAACGGAAGCATCTGAATCCTCGAATGATCTGAATCGTCCATCTCTTGAATCTTGTATAAATAATTATCGACGACCAGGAGATAAATGATGCCTTGACTTTCTGAAACCTGATATGACTCAAATTCCATTGAAAGGACCTGATGCTGCAACATATTCATCAGTTCCCTTATGTTTGTTCAGTGGTTCATATGATCATTATCAACATACATGTAAGCTCTTTCGATAAAAGATAAAGATAACTAAATCTCTCCATAAAAGGTCTGAAAAACTTCTTTCTAATGTTAGAAGACTTACAAAGAATACAACAAGATAtcgtgaaaaagaaaaaattaatgtCAGTGTGGGAGTTTTTGCTCTAAAATGAACTTCACCCTTTCAGTGGTTTCTCGATAGTGGTTGTAGTCGGCGCATGATAGGAGGCCTCCATGTTTCGTGGGTGCCGTCGATTTTAAGGATGACCTATAACCTTTGGAGATGATGGTTGTTACTACATTAGCAAAAAGGGGATGATCAAACTTCATGTAGTGCCTGAAATTGATGACTTTATTTACGTCAAGGTATCACTTTTAATCTTCTTtatgttagtcaaatttgcgacgaAGTCCTTAAAGTTGCCTTCAATAATAAAGGATGTGATATTGAAGATAGGTCTGGCAAATTAATTTTTCATGGCATTCGTGACAAAAAAAACTTTTATATTTTCGATATTCAATTTAACCTTTGTTGCAACTTGACCAATGCTGAATCTACGCACCTTTGGCATGAGAATTTTGGTCATATCAATCATCGCTTACTTGGCAAGATCATTAACACAGAACTTGTCAAGGGAGTACCCAAAATCGATACCAAGGTCGATGGTGTCTGTGGTGCTTGTGAAAAAGGTAAACAATCTAGAATTCCATGTAATTCATCACAAAATATTTCCAAAAAAgaaccacttgatttaattcatatggatctgttTAGCTCAATTCAACAACCTAATGTTGTAGGGAGAAATATGCCCTGATAATGGTTGATGATTACACCGGATTCACTTGGATGACGTTCCTAGATCATAAAAATGATACCCTAAgtgaatttaagattattgtgtATAGAATACAGAATGAACAAGCTCGCAAACTAATAAAAATCAGGATTGATCGTGGAACGAAATCAAAGATATTAAGGTATTTGAGTTATGTGGCGTGCTGGGTATAATTCaaaaatactcaccacctataATTCCACAAGTTAATGGGGTCGCAGAAACAAAGAACATGAATATCCAAGAAATGACcaaggtaatgctccataacaaaatcTACCTTTAaagttttctgaaaaagctgtctttacagcatgttaccTGACCAACAGGTATACTTAAGTCACATACCTTGAATACTCCCTACAAGTTATAGTATGGTAAGATATCTAACTTGAGGTATCTACATGTGTTTGGAATCAAGTGCTACATTTGAAAGGAtcgagaacaaaaaaaaattgattcagaAAGTGACGATGAAATATTCCTAGGTTATGCCTATAATAGTCGCGAGTTCATAGTATACAACCTCCGAACTAATGTTATGATGGAATCAACAAATGTTATTATTGATGACCTAAGCAATTCTCATCATGATTATAATACCCCGATTTCGAATATAAATGGTTTGTCCTCTCCTAACACTGAGGtcttttcagcataattgtctccagagttggcaaaaatctctgcagttaagcgtgctcgagtATGACTAAATCACGGATCGGTGACCTCCTAGGAAGTTGCTTCAGGATAACCATAGCGATGTTCATGAAAACCCCGCACTACCAGATAACTGTAATGGCTAAATGGGGACAATATCGATGGAAGGTTGGGTCACTACAAACAGTATCAGAGCCAATGATGGGTCACCTGTCGAGGGTGAGAGAGTACGCTTGACGGAATAGGTCAGTAACTGGTCTCATGAGGGACAGGGAACATCAGATATATGGGATTGAACATATTTCGGAGCCGAGGATGGCTCCAATTTAAAGTAGTGGTATTGTAATAACCTGATTTCTGCATTGGCTcgacgaatggaatataagtaatattTTTCATATCCCAACACTAAGGTATTTCAGCACGGTTGGCTCCAGAGTTAGCAAAAAGCTCTGCAGTTAAGTGTTCCCGGGTGGGAGCAATCCATGAATGGGTGTCCTCTTGGGAAGTTGTATTTGTATGACCGCAGGGATGCTCGTTGAAGACCTTACACTGAGGGATAACCTTAGGGGACAATATCGATTGAGGGTCGGGTCATTATGATGATGATTCTTCCACTGAGTTGCCTGTtatgagacaattgagaaattaAAAGAAGAACCATAGTCAGTGGAATTTTTTCCAACTGTTACTCATCTTGATGTGACTagttgaggagaaaatccctgacAAGGGTGTTTATAGTGAACGTTCCACTATTCGTCTTAAGTGGGTTCAAAAGTATCATGATATTAAAAATATCATTGGAGGAATGGCCCCTTCTTCTAAAACGTGAGGAAAGTAAGCTTGAAAGTTTATGCAAGTTTGCGTGCTACCTATTGCAGGTTGATcctaaaaatattgatgaagctctaagTGATCCCTAGGTATATGGTATGCATCATGAGTTAAATCAATTAAAGAGACAAGAATTTTGGAATCTTATTCCTTTCTCTTCAAATGTAAATATTATAggcaccaaatggatatttaagaacaagtcagACGAAATCGATGGTTTGGAATAAATCAAGGcttgttgctcaaggatattctcaGATCACAAGGATTGATTTTGACGAGACATTCGCTTCTGAAGGAAGCCTAGGTCCTACATTTTTTATTAGCCCGTGCTTATTTTCTTAAGATTAAGTGACATATGTCTGGGTCATATGTCTTCCATATTCTTTTCATTTATGTTAGAGTCTGCTAGTATTAATATATGTGCGTATACTAGTATTTTAGGTTGGAGAATAACTCTGGGTTAGCCGTTAGGATGAGTGCACGTGTCAATAAATGTGTAATAACTCTGGTTGGACCTTGGGGATAAGGTTCAACCAATAAATGTCTAAGAACTTTGGTTGGAGGAGACTAAGAATTAATGAAACAGTAAAGTTagttttctcttcttcctcttgggatgattctttgaatcagatttctcTGTTACCTTAATCTGTGTGTTaatttgttgtggaaacacaacaATTAGCATCAGAGCCGTTCTATCCTCGCCATAGGTGGAGAAAATCATCCCACCATCAAGGAAGTGATGGATATTTTTACAAATTCTCTGAAAAATTTACTAAACAATTTGATGATATCTCTTCATAATACAATGAGCTCGCTATGCAGAACAAGGATATAAAGGAATTTATGTTATCCAAGGACGATTTCATAAAATAAATGGAGAGTTATGCATGgaagacaaatgaagaaaaaagagATTCAATATTAGAAGGATCTCACTCAAACTATTTTCACCAAGGTGGTGCAATATTCAACTATCAACAAGGGAGTCGTGAGCCCAACAACCTTCATCGTATGCCTAAGCTGGATTTTCTGAGGTTTGATTGTGAGAACCTTAAAGGATGGATTCAAAAGTGTGACAGATATTTCTTTCTCAACAACATTAAGGATGAACATCATAAGGTTACAATGGCGGCTATGCACCTGGATGGAAAAGCAGATAAATGGTAAACAAATTTATAGACAACTAGATCTATTACTTCATGGTTTGAACTAGCTGGGCATGCTTACATTAAATTCTAAAACCCTGCTAATGAAAACATCCTAGGCATATTCAGTCATCTCAAACCACTAATGTCGATGATTATTTTGAGCAATTTGAGAACCTAAAGGCCCTTTTTATTTCGCCACTACCCTGTGCTAAATGAATACTACTTCGTGATGAGTTTCATTGGTGGATTAAAATATGAGATCAAACACTCTGTTAGTAGGTTTCGTCCTACTACACTGATGCAAGCATTTTTCCTTGCTAGGATGCAAGAACAAACTCTTAATAATCAACAAAAACTGTCAGGCCGACCAATAAATATTTCTACCGCAAGACAGTCTACCCAACAAAACTTTCCTCCTAAACCCATATCCCTCCCAGTGCTCCCACCCTTTCTCCCACTACCACCAACAAACATTCACTCTTCTAGTGATACACCACTTCCTATTATAAGGTTAACACCAAAGCAAATGCAAAAACGCAAGACTCAAGGGATTTGCTTTAATTGCGATAAGGCTTATAGGCCAAACTATTTTTGTAAGAAAAAACAATTATACTTGATGGTAGCCACAGAAGTTGAGGCAGACTGTAGTGAGCAAGAGGAAGCATTTGCTGACAGTGAGGATCCTCTAGCAGTGGAGAGTGACATGGAAATCTCTCTTCATGCTCTTACTGGTAATGCCATTGGAGATACTATTCGAATTCCAGGTTTTATTAATAATCATGTAATCTTTGTCCTCCTTGATACTGGCAGTACTCACAGTTTTATTGATTGTGATTTAGCTAAATCTCTTGGTTGTTATATTATTACAACTGCCAACTTGTCAGTTATTGTTGCAAATGGTGAAAAGACAGTAAGTACTGGCTTCCTTATAACGGACAATGCAGAATCATAATTTTGCTGGCAATTTGAGATTACTTGCACTTGGAGGATGTGACATGGTTCTTGGAGCAGATTAGCTCAAAGGTGTAGGTGATACTATTTTCATCTATCTACCTTTAGTATCACATTTACTTACAACGGAAAGGAAATCACACTTGTTGGATCTCATACACATCCTGCCTTAAGGAAGATTGGTCCTGAAGGAATGAAATAGTTTTTCAAGAAGAATTCTCATGGAATTTTTTCTCATCTATTCTTTGTTACTCCTACCCCTATCAAAACCTATTCCCCTTATCATTTCTGCAGTTTTTCAAGAATTTCAAGATGTTTTTCTGCACCTACTCATCTCCCACCTCACAGATCTCTTGATGACTATATTCATCTTCAGCCCAATTCCACTCCAATGAACCAAAGGCCATACAAGTGCCCTTATGTATAGAATGGTGCAAGAAATGTTACAAGGTGACATCATCTAACCTAGTCATAGTCCCTTTGCTTCTCCAATTCTTTTGGTTAAGAAAAAGGATAACAGTTGGAAATTTTGTGTGGATTATAGGAAACTCAACATCATTACCATAAAAAATAAGTTCCTTATTCTTATAATTAATGAACTTTTAGATGAATTACATGGATCCTGTGTGCTTACTAGAATTGATCCAAGATCAGGCTATCACCAATCAGGATTATATTGCAGGATATTTACAAGAAAGCTTTCAGAACCCACCAGGGTCATTATAAGTTCATTGTTATTCTTTTTGGCCTCATTAATCCCCCTTCCACCTTTCAAGCCTTAATGAATGACATCTTTCAACCTTATCTAAGAAAATTCATTTAGGTCTTCTTTGATGATAACCTTATTTATAGTCCTGATTTAGAAACTCATGTCAAACATTTACAGATCACTCTTTCTCTTTTGAGAC encodes:
- the LOC113347908 gene encoding uncharacterized protein LOC113347908; translation: MDSESVNLEERLKSFLIQLQNEFRILDRIVYKGKNQHRRCFYFQYIMKVRRDVKLLLSAGLQEMLDFLFQIINEKKPTRTVNLLESLKRRKCNTEKYNYQERLLGVARLLSQMVEPMVKAAIEISSLLARSFFMGFSVTILAILGRLRVLVQQILLDVVSVYNMISSISQREHSVKLNRQGIEVIREYYPSNDVVVTLECVWEKDKFVLLEKVNKIEIKKRESDLQSSNIKYQTVEAFLGLGDDEPGYKKMDTDNSIEEHPDPINIYGLGVGESAEQPMNISMSAKVEHQESIIDEGNESNENSFDKSSSIDKDEVASPSPKSPKPQVELKRKVAFISIGKPKAPQTSESSLLNTVPTSEEKDPFFSLLTGGSVKDTLF
- the LOC113347909 gene encoding purine permease 3-like encodes the protein MATSEMNLETLENLGATENCKSKLHTEPPTKHKNWLLTCINCAIVFCGVIGSPLLLRLYFLHGGDRKWLSSWIQTAGFPVLILPLIFLYIRSELFASRNNDHVSSFFMEQKLFLSSAAIGFLYGVVNFMYALGLSYIPVSTSSILCATQLCFSAFFAWLIVKQKFTAFIINAIVIMTLGSVLLGINSNGDRPVGVSKAQYLIGFVMTLGSAALSGLIMPMIEIAFSKATRSITYSSLLQFQITLAISANALNIIGVLINKDFQAIHREANEYELGKTKYYIILFFTAFTFQLMTMGVLGVILYTSALFNGIFTSVLIPFTQVAAVIFYHEKFTGLKGMALALCLWGFCSYFYGEYKMLQKVVDRETPEKYYKAKK